A window of Ipomoea triloba cultivar NCNSP0323 chromosome 2, ASM357664v1 contains these coding sequences:
- the LOC116010509 gene encoding molybdate transporter 2 yields MADEEPNHTTPLLRREWWRSRLAAFSPADSLRLKTSILAELGGSVGDLGTYIPIVLALTLVCNLDLSTTLIFTAIYNIATGLIFGIPMPVQPMKSIAAVAVSESPHLTLAQIATAGLSTAATLFILGATGLMSFFYHFIPLPVVRGVQLSQGLSFAFSAIKYIRYNQDFTTTKAASSTPRSWLGLDGLILALVCLSFIVLVTGSGEVAAEETGMSTHRTTEERRVNRRLRTLSKIPSALIVFLLGLILCFIRDPSIIHDIKLGPSKFQILKITWEDWKIGFLRGAIPQIPLSVLNSVIAVCKLSADLFPEREVTAGSAAKVSVSVGLMNMVGCWFGAMPCCHGAGGLAGQYRFGGRSGLSVVFLGLGKLFLGLLLGNSLVRILNEFPIGLLGVLLLFAGIELAMASRDMNSKEESFVMLVCAAISLTGSSAALGFVCGVVLFLLLKLRYLDCSRFRFRKSAGAESDILNP; encoded by the coding sequence ATGGCGGATGAAGAGCCTAACCACACAACCCCGCTACTCCGGCGGGAGTGGTGGCGGAGCCGTCTCGCCGCTTTCTCGCCGGCGGATTCACTTCGCCTGAAAACCTCCATACTCGCCGAGCTCGGGGGATCCGTGGGGGACTTGGGCACCTACATCCCAATAGTATTGGCGCTCACTTTAGTCTGCAATCTTGATCTAAGCACCACTCTCATCTTCACCGCCATCTATAACATCGCCACCGGCCTAATCTTCGGCATCCCAATGCCCGTCCAGCCCATGAAGTCAATCGCCGCCGTCGCCGTCTCCGAATCGCCGCACCTCACTCTCGCTCAGATCGCCACCGCCGGCCTCTCCACCGCCGCCACACTCTTCATCCTCGGCGCCACCGGCCTCATGTCGTTCTTCTACCACTTCATCCCCCTCCCCGTCGTCCGCGGCGTCCAGCTTTCTCAAGGCCTCTCTTTCGCCTTCTCCGCCATCAAATACATTCGCTACAATCAAGACTTCACCACCACCAAGGCCGCCAGCAGCACCCCTCGATCCTGGCTCGGACTCGACGGCCTTATTCTCGCCCTAGTCTGCCTCTCTTTCATCGTACTCGTCACCGGCTCCGGCGAAGTCGCGGCGGAGGAGACTGGGATGTCAACTCACAGAACCACCGAAGAACGCAGAGTAAATCGACGTTTAAGAACGCTATCAAAAATTCCGTCTGCCCTAATAGTATTCTTACTCGGGTTAATTCTCTGTTTCATCCGCGACCCTTCAATCATACATGATATCAAGCTCGGCCCATCCAAATTTCAAATCTTGAAAATCACATGGGAAGATTGGAAAATTGGGTTTTTACGCGGCGCAATTCCGCAGATCCCGTTATCAGTACTGAACTCAGTGATTGCAGTTTGTAAGCTGTCGGCTGATTTGTTCCCAGAGAGGGAAGTGACGGCGGGATCGGCAGCCAAAGTGTCGGTGAGTGTTGGGTTGATGAATATGGTGGGGTGTTGGTTTGGGGCAATGCCGTGTTGCCACGGGGCGGGAGGGCTAGCCGGACAGTACAGATTCGGCGGCCGGAGTGGGCTGTCGGTGGTGTTTCTAGGGCTGGGGAAACTGTTTCTTGGATTGTTGCTTGGGAATTCTCTGGTGAGGATTTTGAATGAGTTCCCAATTGGGCTTCTTGGGGTGCTTTTGCTGTTTGCTGGGATAGAATTGGCTATGGCGTCAAGGGATATGAACTCAAAGGAAGAGTCTTTTGTGATGCTGGTGTGTGCTGCCATTTCACTCACGGGTTCAAGTGCTGCACTGGGATTTGTGTGTGGGGTGGTGCTGTTTCTGCTGCTGAAACTCAGGTACCTTGATTGCTCTCGTTTCAGATTCAGGAAATCTGCTGGTGCTGAGTCTGACATCCTCAATCCATAA
- the LOC116011259 gene encoding uncharacterized protein LOC116011259, whose translation MMDLSIGNGGWLGGGGAGVVTRRNIGRRRRWRCDGAACGKRWRRRLRDAGPLALVVAQTADSGRRPLSASLSVLRRGPDDPGRLDDSSSGNVPNIALQEGVDIIRRHAHNSSTPLTSLSQVSEHVRALISFSKHMGDFTSLELPHDVLTILNESLHFRPGVRGFVQGLNHR comes from the exons ATGATGGATCTTTCGATTGGCAACGGCGGCTGGCTTGGCGGCGGTGGGGCTGGCGTTGTGACCAGAAGGAACATCGGGCGGCGACGGCGTTGGCGTTGCGACGGAGCCGCTTGTGGTAAACGGTGGCGCCGACGGCTAAGGGACGCTGGTCCGTTAGCATTGGTGGTGGCGCAAACGGCGGACTCTGGCCGGCGACCTCTCTCCGCGTCTCTCTCTGTTTTACG GAGGGGTCCAGACGACCCCGGGAGATTAGACGATTCTTCTAGTGGCAACGTTCCGAACATCGCGCTCCAGGAGGGTGTTGACATCATCCGGCGGCATGCTCACAATAGTAGTACCCCATTGACTAGTTTGTCCCAAGTTAGCGAGCATGTCCGTGCATTGATTAGCTTCTCGAAACACATGGGTGATTTCACAAGCTTGGAATTGCCCCATGATGTTCTTACAATCCTCAATGAGAGTCTCCATTTTAGGCCTGGAGTTAGAGGCTTTGTGCAAGGCCTGAACCATCGATAA
- the LOC116010287 gene encoding uncharacterized protein LOC116010287 — MMGSYANFWSVLGIGLLFLLLVDFSHSELIDYGGLDFEPRARNSITYSYERIEEVKKQCAFVLSSASELKPDDNRMLSIKQDLTFLNGDWWQESNGAPLMPFDDRDSKSSPEPRYPMNLVSFWITDVDRVRRSKKFVSVSGFLQMGITVEALFLEKPYERNPHFDIWPDHSQLSVSFEGIYTESKENNGERVLCLLGNTMLPSHQQESSDPWEWVKESGYTNQPPLVQDDQILLVLHYPITSTVTSRAIRGSMKSLNARSNLKYFDEVRLSSWLGTSSNYNFGSEKVVSQACDPYPYEDSFLSSDIDIYKGLDFCVILQRFTHQEPLTVVPNWKCNGTDDYCSKLGPFMSSGEIKATNGSFKDVKIVLQDVRCEKMPTKGNEGSIRVSSVVRAVPPYEKQFTAAHRTGLNNMTLFAEGIWKSSSGQLCMVGCRGNAHTEGNGCDSRICLYVPLSFSIKQRSIIVGTISSIDASSKSYFPLSFEKLVRPSELWDQYTDSHTYYKYSKSKAAVAVLEKNEPTSLGSMFKKALLTFPKLEDADSFLVSLSLLSEDLTIQLPAVSDLISDPVSQRTEIAMEIVSLGPLFGHYGSAKNGSATEKDSSYHSRAEFSQKQLLLNVSAQLSFTGRLYSNFSALFLEGLYDELVGKMYLIGCRDARASWQILHESMDLEAGLDCLIEVVVSYPPTTSRWLVNPSAKISISSQRNEDDPLYFSSVSFQTFPVMYRKQREDILSRRSMEGILRIVTLSLAIVFILSQLFYIRDNLELVPYISLVMLGFQALGYSLPLITGAEALFKKMGTGANESPSYDLVNSQWIRVIDYTVKILVLAAFLITLRLCQKVWKSRVRLLTREPHHVPSDKLVFIMTLIIHAVGYIIVLITHASSDVTQKPLRAERYVDSTGHLQTLRGWETELEEYSGLIQDFFLLPQIIGNFIWQINCKPLRNLYYIGITSLRLLPHLYDYIRSPVSNPYFSEEYEFVNPRLDFYTKFGDIAIPVVMVLLTAIVYIQQRWSYEKLSQTLKLGSIRLLPQPSKAYERLPSASFEAELSSAVSKDLDPE; from the coding sequence ATGATGGGTTCGTATGCTAATTTTTGGAGTGTTTTAGGAATTGGGTTATTATTTCTGCTGTTAGTTGATTTCTCTCACTCGGAACTTATTGATTATGGAGGGCTTGACTTTGAACCTAGGGCTAGAAATTCCATCACCTATAGCTATGAAAGAATTGAGGAGGTGAAGAAGCAATGTGCCTTTGTTTTATCATCTGCTTCTGAATTGAAGCCTGATGATAATAGAATGCTTAGCATAAAGCAAGACCTGACCTTCCTGAATGGGGATTGGTGGCAAGAGTCGAATGGGGCCCCACTAATGCCATTTGATGATAGGGATTCAAAGAGTTCACCCGAACCTCGATATCCGATGAACTTAGTTTCCTTCTGGATTACTGATGTTGATCGTGTTCGTCGGTCTAAGAAATTTGTCAGTGTGAGTGGATTCCTACAAATGGGTATCACTGTGGAGGCATTGTTTCTGGAAAAACCATATGAGAGAAACCCTCATTTTGACATATGGCCTGATCATTCTCAGCTTTCTGTCTCCTTTGAAGGAATATACACCGAGTCTAAGGAGAACAATGGGGAAAGGGTGTTGTGTTTGTTGGGGAATACAATGCTGCCTTCTCATCAGCAGGAATCTAGTGATCCGTGGGAGTGGGTAAAGGAATCTGGTTATACTAATCAACCGCCTCTTGTGCAAGATGATCAAATTCTGCTTGTGCTTCATTATCCTATCACAAGTACAGTGACAAGCAGAGCCATACGAGGCAGCATGAAAAGCTTAAATGCGAGGTCAAACCTCAAGTACTTTGATGAAGTTCGTCTCTCTTCTTGGCTTGGAACTTCTTCAAACTACAACTTTGGCTCTGAAAAGGTTGTGTCCCAAGCTTGTGATCCATACCCATATGAAGATAGCTTCCTGAGCAGTGACATTGATATCTATAAAGGCCTTGATTTTTGTGTTATTCTTCAAAGATTCACTCACCAAGAACCCTTAACCGTTGTGCCTAACTGGAAATGCAATGGCACTGACGATTATTGCAGTAAGCTGGGCCCATTCATGTCCAGTGGAGAGATAAAGGCTACAAATGGGAGCTTTAAGGATGTCAAGATTGTTCTTCAGGATGTCCGGTGTGAGAAAATGCCTACCAAAGGAAATGAAGGTTCTATTAGGGTCTCTTCGGTAGTTAGAGCAGTGCCTCCATATGAAAAGCAATTCACTGCTGCACACAGAACTGGCCTTAATAACATGACTCTTTTTGCTGAGGGTATCTGGAAATCCTCCAGTGGGCAGCTTTGTATGGTTGGTTGTCGTGGCAATGCTCATACAGAAGGCAATGGCTGTGATTCTCGTATCTGCTTGTACGTCCCGCTCTCATTTTCCATCAAGCAACGGAGCATAATTGTTGGCACAATTTCAAGCATTGATGCAAGCAGTAAGTCTTACTTCCCTTTATCATTTGAGAAACTGGTCCGGCCTTCAGAGTTGTGGGATCAGTATACTGATTCTCACACATACTACAAGTACTCGAAGTCTAAGGCAGCTGTTGCAGTTCTCGAGAAAAATGAGCCAACATCCCTCGGGTCTATGTTTAAGAAAGCACTATTAACATTCCCAAAATTGGAAGATGCGGATTCTTTTCTTGTTAGTCTTTCTCTTCTTTCTGAAGATCTCACTATTCAATTACCAGCAGTTTCAGATCTAATTTCTGATCCTGTTTCTCAAAGAACTGAAATTGCAATGGAAATTGTCTCTCTTGGTCCTCTGTTTGGTCACTATGGGTCTGCCAAAAATGGTTCAGCTACTGAAAAGGACAGTTCTTACCATTCCCGGGCTGAATTTTCACAAAAGCAGCTTCTCTTAAATGTTTCTGCTCAACTCAGTTTTACTGGAAGACTATACAGTAACTTTTCTGCACTTTTCCTAGAGGGCCTTTATGATGAACTTGTCGGAAAGATGTATCTAATTGGTTGCAGGGATGCTCGAGCATCATGGCAAATCCTACATGAAAGCATGGACCTTGAAGCTGGATTGGATTGCTTGATTGAAGTTGTTGTTTCATATCCCCCTACAACATCTCGTTGGTTAGTTAATCCTAGTGCTAAGATCTCCATTTCTAGCCAAAGAAATGAGGATGATCCACTCTATTTTAGTTCTGTTTCCTTCCAAACATTCCCCGTTATGTACAGAAAGCAACGTGAAGATATTCTTTCACGCAGAAGCATGGAAGGGATCCTTCGCATCGTAACACTTTCACTGGCAATTGTTTTCATTTTAAGCCAGTTGTTTTACATAAGAGACAATCTGGAGCTGGTTCCATACATATCCCTCGTCATGCTAGGCTTCCAAGCTCTTGGATACAGCCTACCGCTAATCACAGGTGCTGAGGCTCTCTTCAAGAAGATGGGTACTGGAGCCAATGAAAGCCCATCTTATGATCTTGTTAACAGTCAGTGGATTCGCGTGATTGATTATACCGTGAAGATTCTTGTACTGGCTGCATTTCTGATAACTTTGAGGCTCTGCCAGAAAGTATGGAAATCACGGGTCAGGTTGCTGACAAGGGAACCACACCATGTTCCTAGTGATAAGCTGGTCTTCATCATGACTTTGATCATACATGCTGTTGGATACATAATTGTCCTTATTACCCATGCCTCGTCTGATGTGACCCAGAAACCACTTCGAGCTGAACGTTATGTGGATTCAACCGGACATCTACAGACATTGCGAGGATGGGAAACTGAGCTGGAGGAGTACTCGGGTCTCATCCAAGATTTCTTTCTGCTTCCTCAAATTATTGGCAACTTCATTTGGCAGATAAATTGCAAGCCACTGAGAAATCTATATTACATTGGGATAACATCACTTAGACTTCTCCCTCACCTGTATGATTACATCAGATCTCCAGTTTCCAACCCTTATTTCTCAGAGGAATACGAGTTTGTGAACCCTCGCCTGGACTTTTACACCAAGTTTGGTGACATTGCGATCCCAGTAGTTATGGTTCTTTTAACAGCTATAGTCTACATTCAGCAGCGGTGGAGTTATGAGAAGCTAAGCCAGACTCTTAAACTAGGCTCAATCAGGCTTCTACCACAACCATCCAAAGCATACGAGAGGCTGCCTTCTGCATCATTTGAAGCTGAACTTTCATCTGCGGTCAGTAAAGATCTTGATCCCGAATAA
- the LOC116009823 gene encoding titin homolog, with amino-acid sequence MSNDSPLPSNVSMLNIGSRYSLSKFPKLSRCSSPSLASKPSTASLLCFRQLVATMAPHPAFTAAEMAVDEGLGYPKAYAKLCKDPSLSPPFTFVPSAPKATRAKELDEMFPIVDPNAKPAIKPKMFVSLLWKQLNHLGNAGFDPDMFRIDPYGNVLYYHADSASPLAWGIDHWFPISRGGLTVPRNLRILQWQVCKKKHNQLEFLIPWWDLQVGISINQFLSIFASSNSDFRHRAFSCLFSEGESEELNTSQTGIGCVAPAAVVLARRESRDTSSALKSLDINRRPRSCIPIIASKKLNSDLKENEEPGTGSNPYEAIVIVRDSLRQWEETAKMQAEIQKLDDEETKLKQKAEEAEMVSVEDLELILMKKRRHAEKCRKLAEAQTSYKAMLDKMIHDAMHQSVVYEEQVRLNQVASKSLMARLEAQRAICNSAEKELHYKYKQRDELEKQVRPDCEQPRKRSRLDDFLEENNVFYSPVRTQLQMEMDDALAEKDGNMMLCLPGRDSKDSVHKELRAFLMEEQKASLPARQLSAIEEQEAVYGISTEEPEEHGKAIVVEKNENRVEEILENLEMQDGTPCKFQFPDFKESEREEEDDEESRKQRGKGNVEKWVQMLLEENNAAHETAEIDKVCRTDEIIEKLNLKYPHIEIKSSSIQEPNQQLGVENESNTDEMKEPSLQQTSPDNAVCKDTFAKEALKHSQQTPSRKPPYRVWPRKSNVDESKEVRHSDAFDDEHERKSERGRKLTTRSESGGGAVRRIPSSPSLILSGMKKPSVTSGSDADEDRAAGNSNFIKSSIKTIIKAVKI; translated from the exons ATGAGTAATGACTCCCCGCTCCCGTCTAACGTATCAATGCTTAACATAGGTAGCCGTTACAGTCTTTCAAAATTTCCCAAACTTAGCCGTTGTTCTTCTCCCTCCCTCGCATCTAAACCTTCAACCGCCTCTCTGCTCTGTTTCCGGCAACTCGTCGCAACAATGGCCCCACATCCAGCTTTCACCGCCGCAGAAATGGCTGTAGACGAAGGCCTCGGCTACCCCAAAGCCTATGCGAAGCTGTGTAAAGACCCAAGCCTTTCACCTCCATTCACTTTCGTTCCCTCTGCTCCCAAG GCTACCAGAGCGAAGGAATTGGATGAGATGTTTCCGATCGTTGATCCAAATGCAAAGCCTGCTATAAAGCCCAAGATGTTTGTCAGTCTTCTCTGGAAGCAACTCAACCACCTTGG GAATGCTGGATTTGATCCTGACATGTTTCGGATTGACCCATACGGAAATGTTCTGTATTATCATGCTGATTCAGCTTCACCTCTAGCCTGGGGCATTGATCACTGGTTTCCTATTTCAA GAGGAGGATTGACTGTTCCAAGAAATCTAAGGATTTTACAGTGGCAAGTCTGCAAGAAGAAGCATAACCAGCTTGAATTTCTCATTCCATGGTGGGATCTTCAAGTTGGTATCTCCATTAACCAGTTCTTATCCATCTTTGCCTCATCAAACTCAGATTTCAG GCACAGGGCATTTTCATGTCTGTTTTCTGAAGGTGAAAGTGAGGAGTTGAATACCTCACAGACAGGAATAGGATGTGTGGCTCCAGCTGCTGTTGTTCTTGCTCGAAGAGAATCCCGCGACACTTCATCAGCTCTCAAGTCATTAGACATCAACAGAAGACCGAGATCGTGCATCCCTATAATAG CTTCCAAGAAACTGAACTCTGATCTAAAAGAAAACGAGGAACCTGGAACGGGAAGCAATCCATATGAGGCCATTGTGATTGTCAGAGATTCTCTGAGACAGTGGGAAGAAACTGCAAAGATGCAGGCCGAAATACAAAAGCTAGATGATGAAGAGACTAAATTGAAGCAAAAAGCTGAGGAGGCGGAGATGGTGAGCGTGGAAGATTTGGAATTAATTCTGATGAAGAAAAGGCGGCATGCTGAGAAGTGTCGCAAGCTAGCAGAGGCACAGACTTCATACAAAGCAATGCTGGATAAGATGATTCACGATGCCATGCACCA GAGTGTGGTGTATGAAGAACAAGTGAGGCTGAATCAGGTAGCAAGTAAATCCCTGATGGCAAGGCTTGAAGCTCAAAGAGCAATCTGTAATTCTGCAGAGAAAGAATTGCACTACAAGTATAAGCAGAGAGATGAGTTAGAGAAACAGGTAAGACCTGATTGTGAACAGCCCAGGAAGAGATCACGACTGGATGATTTCCTTGAAGAGAACAACGTTTTTTATTCGCCCGTAAGAACACAATTGCAGATGGAGATGGATGATGCATTGGCAGAAAAAGATGGTAACATGATGTTATGCTTGCCAGGCAGAGATTCCAAGGACAGTGTTCATAAGGAACTGAGGGCGTTCTTGATGGAAGAGCAGAAAGCATCATTACCAGCACGACAATTATCTGCAATTGAAGAGCAAGAAGCCGTTTATGGAATCAGTACAGAAGAACCTGAGGAGCATGGAAAAGCTATAGTGGtggaaaagaatgaaaatagggTTGAAGAAATACTTGAGAATCTGGAAATGCAAGACGGGACGCCATGCAAATTTCAGTTTCCAGATTTTAAGGAATCAGAAAGAGAGGAAGAGGATGATGAAGAGAGTAGAAAACAGCGCGGGAAAGGAAATGTGGAAAAATGGGTTCAGATGCTGTTGGAGGAGAATAATGCAGCACATGAAACAGCAGAAATAGATAAAGTTTGCAGGACAGATGAAATAATAGAGAAGCTGAATCTCAAATACCCTCACATTGAAATCAAATCCTCAAGCATTCAAGAACCGAATCAACAGTTAGGAGTTGAAAACGAAAGCAACACAGATGAAATGAAGGAGCCCTCCTTACAGCAGACATCACCAGACAATGCTGTTTGCAAAGATACCTTTGCAAAAGAAGCGCTAAAGCATTCACAGCAGACTCCCTCCAGGAAGCCTCCCTACAGAGTATGGCCCAGAAAAAGCAATGTAGATGAAAGCAAAGAAGTTAGACATAGTGACGCATTTGATGATGAACATGAAAGAAAGAGCGAGAGAGGAAGGAAACTTACTACAAGGAGTGAAAGTGGCGGCGGGGCAGTTAGGCGCATCCCATCTTCTCCATCTCTAATCTTGAGTGGCATGAAGAAGCCGTCAGTAACCAGTGGCAGTGATGCTGATGAAGATCGAGCAGCAGGGAACAGTAACTTCATTAAATCATCCATCAAAACAATCATAAAGGCAGTGAAGATATAA